The proteins below come from a single Desulfovibrio sp. genomic window:
- a CDS encoding GGDEF domain-containing protein, with amino-acid sequence MDIETGLDNLLRGQFDAALAEFEGCGQQPTAEKLCELTRACADLSAYAAALAEGDLSVRPPKSCRHFSTHLESLHAKLKRLARQLLIFSAGYPMPAVDDMGDLSDGLTFLINQAQTCKKQVEHDQNHDVETGLMNRRAFVRGVREALQMQPGKFGVLLSCGLDNLKYVNESHGYDGGDLYISKVVEALQMCENDAVLLARTAGSEFAVFAHGFDNEESALRFAQDNRKTLLNTTIELPNEVVRIRASLGVAVYPSDAMTGDVLMNYASHAMFEVQNFNRGTLMRFNPEVYRAKANILSRQERLDELLEGQLIRFAFQPIVSLKDGSIYGYEALMRSTTPHFASPLDVLQLAEAQSKLPQLEHMTFRMIFDWMDKNLPSLGARKIFFNAISAQYLDARELRNMHPRYEDISRNMVFEIIETASSEEGLAQKVRELRTELAAFIAIDDFGCAHSNALRLLNISPEILKIDSFFIRAIHKAPASKREFLSNILVYCRSKGILTVAEGVETCEELASVVALGFDLAQGFYLARPEFVLQELAPSQIEEITALKRTV; translated from the coding sequence ATGGATATTGAAACCGGCCTTGATAACCTGCTGCGCGGGCAATTCGACGCTGCGCTGGCTGAATTTGAAGGCTGCGGGCAGCAGCCCACAGCAGAGAAACTGTGCGAGCTCACGCGGGCCTGCGCTGATCTTTCTGCCTATGCGGCGGCACTGGCAGAGGGGGATCTGTCTGTCCGCCCGCCCAAATCCTGCCGTCACTTTTCCACACACCTTGAAAGCCTGCACGCCAAGCTCAAGCGTCTGGCGCGGCAGCTGCTCATATTCAGCGCGGGCTACCCCATGCCTGCGGTTGACGATATGGGTGACCTCTCTGACGGACTGACCTTTCTTATCAATCAGGCGCAGACCTGCAAAAAGCAGGTCGAGCACGACCAGAATCACGATGTGGAAACCGGCCTTATGAACCGCCGGGCCTTTGTTCGCGGCGTGCGCGAAGCCTTGCAGATGCAGCCCGGCAAATTTGGCGTACTGCTTTCGTGCGGTCTGGATAATCTCAAGTACGTGAATGAGTCGCACGGGTATGATGGGGGTGATCTGTACATAAGCAAGGTTGTTGAAGCCTTGCAGATGTGCGAAAATGACGCAGTGCTGCTGGCCCGCACGGCAGGCAGCGAATTTGCCGTCTTTGCCCACGGCTTTGATAATGAAGAAAGCGCCTTGCGCTTTGCTCAGGATAACCGCAAAACCCTGCTGAACACCACCATTGAACTGCCCAATGAGGTCGTGCGCATACGCGCATCACTCGGGGTGGCCGTGTATCCTAGCGATGCCATGACCGGCGATGTGCTCATGAATTATGCCAGCCACGCCATGTTTGAAGTGCAGAATTTCAATCGCGGCACGCTCATGCGGTTCAATCCCGAAGTTTACCGGGCCAAGGCCAATATTTTGAGCCGTCAGGAACGGCTGGACGAATTGCTTGAAGGCCAGTTGATCCGCTTTGCCTTTCAGCCCATCGTGAGCCTGAAAGATGGCTCAATCTACGGCTATGAGGCGCTCATGCGCTCCACAACCCCGCATTTTGCCTCGCCGCTTGATGTGCTGCAACTGGCAGAGGCGCAGTCAAAACTGCCCCAGCTTGAGCATATGACCTTCAGGATGATTTTTGACTGGATGGACAAAAACCTCCCTTCGCTCGGGGCCAGAAAGATATTTTTCAACGCCATTTCCGCGCAGTATCTGGATGCCCGGGAGCTGCGCAACATGCACCCGCGGTACGAAGACATAAGCCGCAACATGGTGTTTGAAATCATAGAAACCGCCAGCAGCGAGGAGGGCCTTGCCCAAAAGGTGCGCGAGCTGCGCACGGAGCTGGCGGCCTTTATCGCCATTGATGACTTTGGCTGCGCCCACTCAAATGCGCTGCGGCTTTTGAATATTTCGCCCGAGATTCTCAAGATTGACAGCTTTTTTATCCGCGCCATCCACAAGGCGCCCGCATCCAAGAGGGAATTTCTTTCAAATATTCTTGTGTATTGCCGTTCAAAGGGCATTCTCACAGTGGCGGAGGGTGTGGAAACTTGTGAGGAACTTGCCAGCGTGGTAGCTCTGGGGTTTGATCTTGCTCAGGGCTTTTATCTGGCAAGGCCGGAATTTGTCCTGCAAGAGCTTGCGCCAAGCCAGATTGAAGAAATCACCGCGCTCAAGCGCACAGTCTGA
- a CDS encoding molybdopterin-dependent oxidoreductase — MGSMQLVQSVCGMCTARCPISVEVKDGSVGMIYGNPHSPLKGALCARGVAGKALERESECPQSPLIRVGERGEGKWKKVSWEEAFDYVAQKIASVQQQHGRESVLWSDRDGPFTDLYRAFMRGIGSPNVCTHSTSCDLNTHHACKAVMGLGRGMAVNDFANCKHIVLQTRNIFEAINLGEARTVMQALRKGCKLTVIDIRHNVSASKANDFLLVRPGTDYAFNLGVINTLITRKLYNKDYVDAHTTGFAELAEFVAPYTAEWAAEQCQVDAQAIVRLAQSLAAAAPHVIWHPGWMTSRYGDSFQVARTALVITALLGGVGVKGGIVPGRTPKECGKAGLKKFTDLFPAPKGLRADGLGVDNKAFDPGKGLLHKAFEAISSPPQGAAPVKAYMCWRHDPLQGFPDPDALRKRFDGLDLLVSVTFSWSDTAWYSDVVLPLSTYLSRESIIATKNGLKPQFFVRNRVIPPRYDTKADWEIIGGLAKRLGLDPLVFESAEDVWRFQLEGTGLTSADFTEKGFVSLTSDPLYVDLANYSFPTASGKVELTSEGYGKGCGENMLPPYTSPVAPPEGAYRITFGRVAVHTQGHTINNPLLLEQVPENTVWINNKKAKAAGINPGDRVRVRDAAGNAMGEAGVKITSAIHPEAIFVVHGFGHDLPCESRAFHKGISDSKCLNGGLDMQDMGGGGLAMQEHFVTLEKVTGSGAA; from the coding sequence ATGGGCAGTATGCAGTTGGTTCAGAGTGTATGCGGAATGTGCACCGCAAGGTGTCCAATTTCCGTAGAAGTAAAAGATGGTTCAGTGGGTATGATTTACGGCAACCCGCACAGTCCCCTCAAGGGGGCCTTGTGCGCGCGCGGCGTGGCCGGCAAAGCCCTTGAGCGCGAGTCTGAGTGCCCGCAGAGTCCGCTTATTCGTGTGGGCGAGCGGGGCGAGGGCAAGTGGAAAAAGGTTTCGTGGGAAGAAGCCTTTGACTATGTTGCGCAAAAAATTGCCTCAGTGCAGCAGCAACACGGCAGGGAATCCGTGCTGTGGTCTGACCGAGACGGCCCCTTTACCGACCTGTACCGCGCCTTTATGCGCGGCATCGGTTCGCCCAACGTCTGTACGCACAGCACCTCGTGCGACCTCAACACCCACCACGCCTGCAAGGCCGTCATGGGCCTCGGGCGCGGCATGGCCGTCAACGACTTTGCCAACTGCAAGCACATTGTGCTGCAAACGCGCAATATCTTTGAAGCCATCAACCTTGGCGAGGCCAGAACCGTCATGCAGGCCTTGCGCAAAGGCTGCAAGCTGACGGTCATTGATATCCGCCACAATGTTTCGGCCTCCAAGGCCAATGATTTTCTGCTTGTCCGCCCCGGTACGGACTATGCCTTCAATCTGGGCGTCATCAACACGCTTATTACCCGCAAGCTGTACAACAAGGATTATGTGGACGCCCACACCACGGGTTTTGCCGAACTGGCCGAATTTGTGGCCCCCTACACGGCGGAATGGGCGGCAGAGCAGTGTCAGGTCGATGCGCAGGCCATAGTGCGCCTTGCACAATCGCTTGCCGCTGCGGCCCCCCATGTGATCTGGCATCCCGGCTGGATGACCTCGCGGTATGGGGATTCCTTTCAGGTTGCGCGTACGGCTCTGGTCATTACGGCCCTGCTGGGCGGCGTGGGCGTCAAGGGCGGCATAGTGCCGGGCCGCACCCCCAAGGAATGCGGCAAGGCCGGGCTCAAAAAGTTTACGGATCTTTTCCCCGCGCCCAAGGGTTTGCGCGCCGATGGCCTTGGCGTTGACAACAAGGCTTTCGACCCGGGCAAGGGCCTGCTGCACAAGGCATTTGAAGCCATCAGCAGTCCTCCGCAGGGGGCCGCTCCGGTCAAGGCATACATGTGCTGGCGGCACGATCCCTTGCAGGGTTTTCCCGATCCCGATGCGCTGCGCAAACGCTTTGACGGCCTTGACCTGCTTGTGAGCGTCACGTTCTCCTGGTCAGACACTGCCTGGTACTCGGATGTGGTGCTGCCGCTCTCCACCTATCTTTCGCGCGAGAGCATCATTGCCACCAAGAATGGCCTCAAACCGCAGTTCTTTGTGCGCAACCGCGTCATCCCGCCGCGCTACGACACCAAGGCCGACTGGGAAATCATCGGCGGTCTGGCAAAGCGCCTCGGGCTTGATCCGCTGGTTTTTGAAAGCGCGGAGGATGTGTGGCGTTTTCAGCTGGAAGGAACAGGCCTCACCAGCGCGGACTTTACCGAAAAGGGCTTTGTGTCGCTTACCAGCGACCCTCTGTATGTGGATCTGGCAAATTATTCCTTCCCCACTGCCTCTGGCAAGGTGGAACTGACCAGCGAGGGCTACGGCAAGGGCTGCGGCGAAAACATGCTGCCCCCCTACACGTCGCCCGTTGCTCCGCCCGAAGGGGCCTACCGCATTACCTTTGGGCGCGTGGCCGTGCATACCCAGGGCCATACCATCAATAATCCGCTTCTGCTTGAGCAGGTTCCTGAAAATACCGTGTGGATTAACAATAAAAAGGCCAAGGCCGCTGGCATCAACCCCGGCGACAGGGTGCGCGTGCGTGATGCCGCAGGCAATGCCATGGGCGAGGCCGGGGTCAAGATCACCTCTGCCATCCATCCCGAGGCCATCTTTGTGGTGCACGGCTTCGGCCACGACCTGCCTTGCGAAAGTCGCGCCTTCCACAAGGGCATTTCTGACAGCAAGTGCCTGAACGGTGGGCTGGATATGCAGGATATGGGCGGCGGCGGCCTTGCCATGCAGGAGCATTTTGTCACGCTGGAGAAGGTGACCGGTTCCGGCGCTGCCTAG
- the nuoH gene encoding NADH-quinone oxidoreductase subunit NuoH — MNVLVIVLQLVVLLVVVLLHVAYATYFERKVIGHMQMRMGPTRVGWLGLLQPIADGIKSFFKEDIIPSAADKPIFMLAPIICLVPAFASLAILPWAEGWALSNINIGLLFVFAMSSLGGYGVVLAGWASNSKFSFLGGLRASAQVISYEIAMGLSLVGVMLLSGSLNLGDIVAAQGDSFFGMFAFRQCIGFFIFCVAMLAETNRVPFDLPEAESELVSGYCTEYSGMRYALFFMAEYTSMFVMATVGVVCFLGGWRGPVEAGFFPPFWLVLKVYGVMFFFFWVRATLPRYRYDQLMALGWKVLIPLALFNIVITALGKALLG; from the coding sequence ATGAATGTTCTGGTAATTGTGCTGCAACTTGTCGTGCTTCTGGTGGTCGTGCTGCTGCATGTGGCCTATGCCACATACTTTGAGCGCAAGGTCATCGGCCATATGCAGATGCGCATGGGCCCCACCCGCGTGGGCTGGCTTGGGCTGCTGCAACCCATTGCAGACGGCATCAAGAGCTTTTTCAAGGAAGACATCATCCCATCCGCGGCAGACAAGCCCATCTTCATGTTGGCCCCGATCATCTGTCTGGTGCCCGCCTTTGCCTCGCTGGCAATATTGCCGTGGGCCGAGGGCTGGGCTTTGTCCAACATCAATATCGGCCTGCTCTTTGTATTCGCCATGAGTTCCCTTGGCGGCTACGGGGTTGTGCTGGCGGGTTGGGCCTCAAACTCAAAGTTCAGCTTTCTTGGCGGATTGCGGGCCTCGGCGCAGGTGATCAGTTATGAAATCGCCATGGGCCTCAGCCTCGTGGGCGTGATGCTGCTCTCCGGTTCGCTCAATCTGGGCGACATTGTGGCTGCGCAGGGCGATTCGTTTTTTGGCATGTTTGCCTTCCGCCAGTGCATTGGCTTTTTTATTTTTTGCGTAGCCATGCTGGCGGAAACCAACCGTGTGCCCTTTGACCTGCCCGAGGCGGAAAGCGAGCTTGTTTCCGGCTATTGCACGGAATACAGCGGCATGCGTTACGCCCTGTTTTTCATGGCCGAATACACGTCCATGTTTGTGATGGCCACGGTGGGCGTGGTCTGCTTTTTGGGTGGCTGGCGCGGCCCGGTGGAAGCGGGCTTTTTCCCGCCGTTCTGGCTGGTGCTCAAGGTGTATGGCGTCATGTTTTTCTTTTTCTGGGTGCGGGCTACGCTGCCGCGTTACCGCTATGACCAGCTCATGGCCCTTGGCTGGAAGGTGCTCATCCCTCTGGCGCTCTTTAATATTGTGATTACCGCTTTGGGCAAGGCCCTGCTGGGTTAG
- a CDS encoding HD-GYP domain-containing protein codes for MPAERIPIANLKPGMYVLNPGISWINAPLLYMREGLVADQAEIDGIIQQGFTEVIHDPERAVPTYEPGCALPRVFSRHIAQAQRAHAAAYAHVKAAMTSGVCDSADIAGAEPCVKSIILALKRNANAMLTLANLKGRDEYTYRHSVNVAIFAVAFARHLGLTDQQQQLAGMAGLFHDYGKALVPREILNAPRTLSPAEFAVMRSHVLLGYDALRKIPRIAPEILEGTAQHHEMHDGLGYPYGLKGSAIGLFGRIISICDVYDALSSRRVYKSAICPSHALAIIYKMDGTAWPRGFADSFIRMVGVFPLGTGVKLSDGRMGLISNCNPDFPTRPTVIIIRKSRGVAQMEERLDLSAESRICVSRALSFNETEDWDIPRLLGITE; via the coding sequence ATGCCTGCGGAACGGATACCTATAGCAAACCTGAAGCCGGGAATGTACGTGCTCAATCCGGGCATTTCCTGGATCAATGCCCCGCTGCTCTACATGCGCGAGGGTCTTGTGGCCGATCAGGCAGAAATTGACGGGATCATCCAGCAGGGCTTTACCGAAGTAATTCACGATCCGGAGCGCGCCGTTCCCACGTATGAGCCGGGCTGCGCGCTGCCGCGCGTTTTTTCACGCCACATTGCCCAGGCGCAAAGAGCGCACGCTGCCGCCTACGCCCATGTAAAAGCCGCCATGACTTCCGGCGTGTGCGACAGCGCCGACATTGCAGGGGCAGAACCCTGCGTTAAGTCCATCATTCTTGCCCTCAAGCGCAACGCCAACGCCATGCTGACCCTTGCCAACCTGAAAGGGCGAGACGAATACACATACAGGCACAGCGTCAACGTGGCCATTTTCGCCGTAGCTTTTGCCCGGCATCTGGGCCTCACTGATCAGCAGCAACAACTTGCCGGTATGGCCGGGCTGTTTCATGATTACGGCAAGGCCCTCGTACCGAGAGAAATCCTCAACGCGCCGCGCACGCTTTCCCCGGCTGAATTTGCCGTCATGCGATCGCACGTGCTGCTCGGCTATGACGCCTTGCGCAAGATACCACGCATCGCACCAGAAATTCTGGAGGGCACAGCCCAGCATCACGAGATGCACGATGGCCTGGGGTATCCATACGGACTCAAAGGCTCGGCCATCGGCCTTTTTGGGCGTATCATCTCTATCTGCGATGTGTATGACGCGCTTTCATCCAGGCGCGTATACAAATCCGCCATTTGCCCCAGCCATGCGCTGGCAATCATATACAAAATGGACGGAACGGCATGGCCGCGCGGTTTTGCGGATTCATTCATAAGAATGGTGGGGGTCTTCCCGTTAGGAACAGGGGTTAAGCTTTCAGACGGGCGCATGGGCCTCATAAGCAACTGCAACCCCGATTTTCCAACCCGGCCAACGGTGATCATTATCAGAAAATCCAGAGGGGTAGCCCAGATGGAAGAGAGGCTTGACCTGTCGGCGGAAAGCAGGATTTGCGTGAGCCGGGCGCTTTCATTCAATGAGACGGAAGACTGGGATATCCCGCGCCTTTTGGGCATAACGGAATGA
- a CDS encoding NADH-quinone oxidoreductase subunit A: MVPTVAGEEYLAILLLLVIALLFGVLTLFFGRFFRMRRPYREKLMPYESGNEPTAEPRTRFSIKFYYVAILFVIIDVEAIFLYTWAVEFVRLGSLGLAEMLTFMILLVLAYAYAWKKGAFEWVK, encoded by the coding sequence ATGGTGCCTACGGTTGCCGGAGAAGAGTATCTTGCCATACTGCTGCTGCTCGTTATTGCGCTGCTTTTTGGCGTTCTTACGTTGTTTTTCGGGCGGTTTTTCCGCATGCGTCGGCCCTACCGAGAAAAGCTCATGCCCTATGAATCCGGCAACGAGCCAACCGCCGAGCCGCGCACGCGTTTTTCCATCAAATTTTATTACGTTGCCATTCTTTTTGTCATCATCGATGTGGAAGCCATCTTCCTCTACACCTGGGCAGTGGAGTTTGTGCGTCTGGGCAGCCTTGGGCTGGCGGAAATGCTGACCTTCATGATCCTTCTGGTGCTGGCCTACGCCTATGCCTGGAAAAAGGGGGCCTTCGAATGGGTGAAGTAG
- a CDS encoding NADH-quinone oxidoreductase subunit C: MESLEIARLLREAFPQEVLDIQEFRGQTAVLLRHGRILDVLVYAREHFDMMHLRSLCGVDNSRRKQEGLGAFEVVYNLYSVNQRIALRVRAQLDDPDAGIDSAVPLWPVANWLEREVFDLMGIHFRGHPDLRRILLPEDWQGHPLRKAYPVRIPSRGVPEWSGLTELREHAKAADALSWQGGEKHE, translated from the coding sequence ATGGAGTCCCTGGAGATAGCGCGTCTGCTGCGTGAGGCTTTTCCGCAGGAAGTGCTCGACATACAGGAGTTTCGTGGCCAGACGGCAGTGCTGTTGCGCCACGGGCGCATCCTTGATGTGCTGGTCTACGCCAGGGAGCATTTTGACATGATGCACCTACGCTCGCTCTGCGGGGTGGATAACAGCCGCCGCAAGCAGGAGGGCCTTGGCGCGTTTGAGGTTGTCTACAACCTGTATTCCGTGAATCAGCGCATTGCCCTGCGTGTGCGCGCCCAGCTGGACGATCCCGATGCGGGCATTGATTCCGCCGTGCCTTTGTGGCCTGTGGCCAACTGGCTTGAGCGCGAGGTTTTTGACCTCATGGGCATACACTTCAGGGGGCACCCTGACCTGCGCCGCATCCTGTTGCCGGAGGACTGGCAGGGGCACCCCCTGCGCAAGGCCTATCCTGTGCGCATCCCCTCGCGCGGCGTGCCTGAGTGGTCTGGCCTGACCGAACTGCGCGAACACGCCAAGGCGGCGGACGCCCTGAGCTGGCAGGGGGGAGAAAAGCATGAGTGA
- a CDS encoding NADH-quinone oxidoreductase subunit B, whose protein sequence is MGEVETRTAAHDDQPLAVHKDGLRFFPGANAVLGPLNALVNWGRCGSIWPVTFGLACCAIEMMATGASTHDLDRFGIIFRASPRQADCMVVAGTLSKKMAPVLRRVYDQMPEPRYVLAMGSCACSGGLFQSYAVTQGVDQIIPVDVYVPGCPPRPEALFDGFIKLQEKINKEQFRWSPWR, encoded by the coding sequence ATGGGTGAAGTAGAAACTCGCACCGCCGCGCACGATGACCAGCCCCTTGCGGTGCACAAGGACGGCCTGCGGTTTTTCCCCGGCGCCAACGCCGTGCTCGGGCCGCTCAACGCTCTGGTCAACTGGGGCCGTTGCGGCTCCATCTGGCCAGTGACCTTTGGCCTTGCCTGCTGCGCCATCGAAATGATGGCCACAGGCGCGTCAACGCACGACCTTGACCGCTTTGGCATCATCTTTCGCGCCAGCCCCCGGCAGGCAGACTGCATGGTGGTGGCCGGAACCCTGAGCAAAAAAATGGCCCCGGTGCTGCGCAGGGTTTATGACCAGATGCCCGAGCCGCGCTACGTGCTCGCCATGGGCAGTTGCGCATGCAGCGGCGGGCTTTTTCAGTCGTATGCCGTAACGCAGGGCGTGGATCAGATTATCCCGGTAGACGTCTATGTGCCGGGTTGCCCCCCGCGCCCGGAAGCGCTTTTTGACGGCTTTATCAAGTTGCAGGAGAAAATTAACAAGGAGCAATTTCGATGGAGTCCCTGGAGATAG
- a CDS encoding 4Fe-4S dicluster domain-containing protein: protein MSKYIVMHNSADCIGCKACEVQCRSLHNGGPGAFFCRVLSVEQTEPKPALGFVYTSCFHCENPWCVKACPTGAMRRRDDGIVYVETSACVGCKACITACPWAAPQWNAQTGKVDKCDLCRDRIDQGLKPACVTTCAMSCLQFSTPDAASQEKRQEFAEQMQRNRPVVR, encoded by the coding sequence ATGAGCAAATATATTGTCATGCACAATTCGGCGGATTGCATAGGCTGCAAGGCCTGCGAGGTTCAGTGCCGCAGCCTGCACAACGGCGGGCCGGGGGCTTTTTTCTGCCGCGTTCTTTCCGTGGAGCAGACCGAACCCAAGCCCGCGCTGGGTTTTGTGTACACTTCGTGCTTTCACTGTGAAAATCCCTGGTGCGTCAAGGCCTGCCCTACAGGGGCCATGCGCCGCAGGGACGATGGTATTGTCTATGTGGAAACCTCGGCCTGCGTGGGCTGCAAGGCCTGCATCACAGCCTGCCCCTGGGCTGCGCCCCAGTGGAACGCACAGACCGGCAAGGTGGATAAGTGCGACCTGTGCCGCGACCGCATTGATCAGGGCCTCAAGCCCGCCTGCGTAACCACCTGCGCCATGAGCTGCCTGCAATTCTCCACGCCGGATGCGGCCAGTCAGGAGAAGCGGCAGGAATTTGCCGAGCAGATGCAGCGCAACAGGCCTGTTGTGCGCTAG
- a CDS encoding HDOD domain-containing protein, translating into MQSQKESRLFLQKLLQNPPTLPFEPKLLPLLFAVTQEGSNASVRSVVALIEKSPRLATRVLTVANSAAYGLEFKVSTLQRAISIMGLREVRLLVLMVGMSSFIREAQLPKTFDTAAFWKHLLSVATIARTLADVLGGDNGACGPCACAGERLVMVPDEAYIAGLLHDVGKIFFAAARPELWEKTAEMEQAENCGSSEAETAQLGMDHGLIGAAVMHQWKLPLVLTEPINLHHSPELATTYKMEARLLAAANALAHCSHDAPMLKSKAGEHLPEGCDLDAVSAAVLESMVRIQEAGFAELDA; encoded by the coding sequence ATGCAATCTCAAAAAGAGTCCAGGCTGTTTTTGCAAAAGCTTTTGCAAAATCCGCCGACGCTTCCGTTTGAACCCAAGCTGCTTCCCCTGCTGTTTGCGGTTACCCAGGAAGGCTCCAATGCCTCGGTGCGCTCGGTCGTTGCACTGATTGAAAAAAGTCCACGGCTCGCAACACGTGTGCTCACAGTGGCCAATTCGGCTGCATATGGGCTTGAATTCAAGGTTTCTACCCTGCAAAGAGCCATCAGCATCATGGGCCTGCGCGAAGTGCGCCTGCTTGTGCTCATGGTGGGCATGTCGTCGTTTATACGCGAGGCCCAGCTTCCCAAGACGTTTGATACTGCGGCATTCTGGAAACACCTGCTTTCTGTTGCAACCATTGCCCGAACCCTGGCGGATGTGCTTGGCGGAGATAACGGCGCATGCGGGCCTTGCGCCTGCGCTGGCGAGCGCCTGGTTATGGTGCCGGACGAGGCATATATAGCTGGCTTGCTGCACGATGTGGGCAAGATTTTTTTTGCTGCCGCACGCCCAGAACTCTGGGAAAAGACGGCAGAAATGGAACAGGCCGAAAATTGCGGCAGTTCCGAGGCTGAAACCGCGCAGCTTGGCATGGACCACGGGCTTATTGGGGCGGCAGTGATGCACCAGTGGAAGCTGCCTCTGGTGCTTACCGAACCCATAAACCTGCACCACTCGCCCGAGCTTGCCACAACGTATAAAATGGAGGCGCGCCTGCTTGCTGCGGCCAACGCCTTGGCGCATTGCAGCCACGATGCGCCCATGCTGAAGAGCAAGGCGGGCGAACACCTGCCCGAGGGGTGTGATCTTGATGCCGTGAGCGCGGCTGTGCTTGAAAGTATGGTCAGAATACAGGAAGCCGGTTTTGCTGAGCTTGATGCATAG
- the nuoD gene encoding NADH dehydrogenase (quinone) subunit D produces the protein MSEIRKQSIECPVRHGQPVGRQNVQELLGRELPEDADDFDCFDESDEDRTSLRLGPQHPATHGVLRLDLELEGETILSCDPQVGYLHRGFEKMAETFTYAQALTLTDRLDYIAAMSNNTGYCLAVEKLLGVQAPLRARYIRTIACEMSRLCSHLLWLATHALDIGAMTVFLYCFREREMLLDLFEGLCGARLTLTYPRIGGVRQDVTGRFMDGLQDFLNIFPKRILEYETLLDTNRIWLQRTVGVGVLSGKEALALGLTGACLRGSGVDYDVRKHEPYDAYDLVDFEVPLGSDGDIYARYRCRMEEMRQSVRILQQCVDQLPPGATLAADAPDLLMPYRAWRSEAETALFGGSLRQVMHDNNIYMPGDVYVATEAPKGELGFYFVSDGSSRPYRMHVRGPSFIHIGALASIAPGGLIADLIANIGSMDVVLGESDR, from the coding sequence ATGAGTGAAATCCGCAAGCAGAGCATTGAATGCCCCGTGCGTCACGGTCAGCCTGTGGGGCGTCAGAACGTGCAGGAACTGCTGGGCAGGGAACTGCCCGAAGACGCTGACGACTTTGACTGCTTTGACGAAAGCGACGAGGATCGCACCAGCCTGCGCCTCGGGCCGCAGCACCCCGCCACGCACGGAGTGTTGCGCCTCGACCTTGAGCTTGAGGGCGAAACCATACTGAGCTGCGACCCGCAGGTGGGTTATCTGCACCGTGGCTTTGAAAAAATGGCCGAAACCTTCACCTACGCGCAGGCCCTCACCCTCACCGACCGGCTGGACTACATCGCCGCCATGTCCAACAACACGGGCTACTGCCTTGCGGTGGAAAAGCTGCTGGGCGTGCAGGCTCCGCTGCGGGCGCGTTACATCCGCACCATTGCCTGCGAGATGTCGCGCCTGTGTTCGCATCTGCTCTGGCTTGCCACTCACGCGCTGGATATCGGGGCCATGACCGTCTTTCTGTACTGCTTCCGCGAGCGCGAAATGCTGCTGGATCTGTTTGAGGGCCTCTGCGGCGCGCGCCTCACCCTGACGTATCCGCGCATTGGCGGCGTGCGGCAGGACGTGACAGGGCGCTTCATGGACGGCTTGCAGGATTTTCTCAATATCTTCCCCAAGCGCATACTTGAGTACGAAACCCTGCTCGATACCAACCGCATCTGGTTGCAGCGCACGGTGGGCGTGGGCGTGCTGAGCGGCAAGGAAGCCCTGGCCCTTGGCCTCACCGGGGCCTGCCTGCGCGGCTCGGGCGTGGATTACGATGTGCGCAAGCACGAACCCTACGATGCCTATGATCTGGTGGATTTTGAAGTGCCGCTGGGCAGCGATGGTGATATTTACGCCCGCTACCGCTGCCGCATGGAAGAAATGCGCCAGTCTGTGCGGATTCTGCAGCAATGCGTGGACCAGCTACCCCCAGGCGCGACCCTTGCGGCAGACGCCCCTGATCTGCTCATGCCCTACAGGGCATGGCGCAGCGAGGCTGAAACCGCGCTTTTTGGCGGCAGCTTGCGGCAGGTCATGCACGACAACAATATCTACATGCCCGGCGATGTGTACGTAGCCACGGAGGCCCCCAAGGGTGAGCTTGGCTTCTACTTTGTGAGCGACGGCAGCAGCAGACCTTACCGCATGCACGTGCGCGGCCCGTCGTTTATCCATATCGGCGCGCTGGCAAGCATTGCCCCGGGCGGGCTCATTGCCGACCTTATCGCCAATATCGGCAGCATGGACGTGGTGCTGGGAGAATCTGACCGGTAA